From a region of the Terriglobia bacterium genome:
- a CDS encoding heavy metal translocating P-type ATPase: MDALKIVGQSGPGKKELDPVCGMMVDPATARAKVDHAGKTFYFCCPGCAGKFQADPQKYLNKVAGTSPLVGISLGMPKPAATDAIPSPTAQIAPAKPGTVWVCPMDPEVRESKPGPCPICGMALEPETITAEAQDDPELKSMTRRFWVGAVLLIPLLVLSMGLMYFAPHAVPPQLMPWLQFALASPIVLWGGWPFFQRAWVSLETRHLNMFTLIGMGTGVAYAYSLFATLFPSALPEQFRGHGGAAEVYYEAAAAIVVLVLLGQVLELRARSRTGAAIRALLDLSPKMARKVSDDGSERDITLDQVHPGDRLRVRPGEKVPVDGVVLEGTSAVDESMVTGESIPVEKGPGAKVIGATVNGTGSLVMRADRVGSETLLAQIVRMVAEAQRSRAPIQRLADKVAGIFVPAVVAIAAVTFIVWALVGPQPRLAHGLVNAVAVLIIACPCALGLATPMAIMVGTGRGARAGVLIKNAEALETMERVDTLVIDKTGTLTEGKPKLTSVAVVAGYEEHELLRIVASLEKASEHPLAAAIVSGARERGVEATSASDFRSITGKGVVGRVEGHEVAVGNAALFAEVGVSQDEVAQRAEAARQEGQTVVLVAVDRKPAGVIGVADPIKPSSPEAVRELKQQGLRIVMLTGDSRTTAAAVARKLGIDEFEAEVLPDHKADVVKKLQQQGRVVAMAGDGINDAPALAQAHVGIAMGTGTDVAMESGGVTLVKGDLRGVVRARRLSQATMRNIRQNLFWAFAYNSLGVPIAAGVLYPFYGLLLSPILAAAAMSFSSVSVITNSLRLRTIRL, from the coding sequence ATGGATGCACTGAAGATCGTGGGCCAATCCGGGCCGGGGAAGAAGGAGCTCGACCCGGTCTGCGGGATGATGGTGGACCCGGCGACCGCCAGAGCGAAGGTCGATCACGCGGGTAAGACGTTCTACTTTTGCTGCCCGGGATGCGCGGGGAAGTTCCAGGCGGATCCGCAGAAATATCTGAATAAGGTGGCGGGGACATCGCCGCTCGTAGGGATCTCACTCGGGATGCCGAAGCCGGCGGCGACAGATGCGATTCCGTCCCCCACCGCGCAAATCGCCCCGGCGAAGCCTGGGACGGTCTGGGTCTGCCCCATGGACCCGGAAGTCCGGGAATCGAAACCGGGGCCGTGCCCGATCTGCGGGATGGCGCTGGAGCCGGAGACGATTACCGCCGAGGCGCAGGACGATCCCGAGCTGAAGAGCATGACACGCCGCTTTTGGGTCGGGGCGGTGCTGCTGATCCCGCTGCTCGTGCTGTCGATGGGTTTGATGTACTTCGCCCCCCACGCGGTGCCGCCGCAGCTGATGCCGTGGCTACAATTCGCGCTGGCATCGCCCATCGTACTGTGGGGCGGATGGCCGTTCTTCCAGCGCGCCTGGGTGTCGCTGGAGACCCGCCATCTCAACATGTTCACTCTGATCGGCATGGGCACGGGCGTGGCATATGCCTACAGCCTGTTCGCGACGCTGTTTCCGTCGGCATTGCCGGAGCAATTCCGCGGACACGGAGGCGCGGCCGAGGTCTACTACGAAGCCGCGGCGGCGATCGTCGTGCTGGTGTTGCTGGGGCAGGTGCTCGAACTGCGGGCGCGCAGCCGCACAGGTGCGGCGATCCGGGCGCTGCTCGACCTATCGCCCAAGATGGCGCGTAAGGTTTCCGACGACGGCAGCGAGCGCGACATCACGCTCGACCAGGTTCATCCCGGCGACCGGCTGCGCGTGCGGCCGGGAGAAAAGGTACCGGTAGACGGTGTTGTGCTCGAGGGCACCAGTGCGGTGGACGAGTCGATGGTGACGGGCGAGTCCATCCCGGTCGAGAAGGGGCCGGGAGCAAAGGTGATCGGGGCCACGGTGAACGGGACCGGGTCGCTGGTCATGCGCGCTGATCGCGTGGGCAGCGAGACCTTGCTGGCACAGATCGTGCGCATGGTCGCCGAAGCGCAGCGCAGCCGCGCACCCATCCAGCGGCTGGCGGACAAGGTGGCAGGCATCTTCGTTCCGGCGGTGGTCGCGATCGCAGCGGTCACCTTCATCGTGTGGGCGTTGGTGGGCCCGCAGCCGCGGCTGGCGCACGGCTTGGTCAATGCCGTCGCGGTGCTGATCATTGCGTGTCCCTGCGCGCTTGGACTGGCTACACCGATGGCCATCATGGTAGGCACGGGGCGCGGCGCCCGCGCCGGTGTGCTCATCAAGAATGCCGAAGCGCTGGAGACCATGGAGCGCGTCGACACATTAGTGATCGACAAGACGGGCACGCTCACGGAAGGAAAGCCGAAGCTAACCTCGGTCGCCGTCGTGGCCGGATATGAGGAGCACGAGCTGCTGCGGATCGTTGCGTCGCTCGAGAAGGCGAGTGAACATCCGCTGGCGGCAGCGATCGTGTCGGGCGCGAGGGAGCGCGGGGTGGAGGCGACGAGTGCCTCTGACTTTCGTTCCATCACCGGCAAAGGGGTGGTCGGGCGTGTGGAGGGACATGAGGTCGCGGTGGGGAACGCGGCGTTGTTTGCCGAGGTTGGCGTCTCGCAAGACGAGGTTGCGCAACGCGCGGAGGCGGCGCGTCAGGAAGGCCAGACGGTGGTGCTGGTCGCCGTGGACCGCAAGCCGGCAGGGGTGATCGGCGTCGCCGATCCCATCAAGCCGTCGAGCCCGGAAGCGGTTCGTGAGCTGAAGCAGCAGGGCCTGCGCATCGTCATGCTCACCGGCGACAGCCGCACCACGGCGGCAGCGGTAGCGAGGAAGCTGGGGATCGACGAGTTCGAGGCCGAAGTGTTGCCCGACCACAAGGCCGACGTGGTAAAGAAGCTACAGCAACAGGGCCGCGTGGTGGCTATGGCGGGCGACGGTATCAACGATGCGCCCGCCCTGGCGCAGGCCCACGTAGGGATCGCTATGGGCACGGGCACCGATGTGGCCATGGAGAGTGGAGGGGTCACGTTGGTGAAGGGCGATCTGCGCGGCGTGGTGCGCGCGCGTCGCTTGAGCCAGGCCACCATGCGTAACATCCGGCAGAACCTATTCTGGGCATTCGCCTACAACTCGCTGGGCGTACCCATCGCGGCGGGAGTCCTCTATCCCTTCTACGGATTGCTGCTCAGCCCGATCCTGGCGGCCGCGGCGATGAGCTTCAGTTCAGTTTCAGTCATAACGAATTCGCTGCGTCTGCGGACAATTCGCTTGTAG
- a CDS encoding tetratricopeptide repeat protein: protein MSSPATPRCNRCGHVCQPSDKFCAECGVFLRDAFIDHRLLLALVHEQEGNNDEARRELERLLEAQPDHVLANHLLGAVYFRQGVLDVAVRHYEIALAKAPRFARAYYDLGVAHYHRGDMPEAVKAYRKCLSIDPHCNAAHYRMAIALFHAGELDEALREFEQAVMLTPDYLMAHYHMGVIHERRGNIEAAERAFERSQEEAVGEVSSLYHLALLKRAEGDDKAADECLRRAREFGAQKVTK from the coding sequence ATGAGCAGCCCTGCTACCCCGCGCTGCAACCGCTGCGGACACGTCTGCCAGCCCAGCGACAAGTTCTGCGCCGAATGCGGCGTGTTTCTGCGCGATGCCTTCATCGACCACCGCCTGTTACTGGCGCTGGTGCACGAGCAGGAAGGCAACAACGACGAGGCGCGCCGCGAGCTGGAGCGGCTGCTGGAGGCACAGCCGGACCACGTGCTCGCCAACCACCTTCTGGGAGCGGTGTATTTCCGGCAGGGGGTGCTCGACGTCGCCGTCCGGCACTACGAAATAGCACTGGCCAAGGCGCCGCGCTTTGCGCGCGCCTACTACGACCTGGGAGTCGCCCACTACCACCGCGGCGACATGCCGGAGGCGGTGAAGGCCTATCGCAAATGCTTGTCCATCGATCCCCACTGCAATGCGGCCCACTATCGCATGGCCATCGCCCTGTTCCACGCCGGAGAGTTGGATGAGGCGTTGCGTGAGTTCGAGCAAGCCGTCATGCTGACACCGGACTACCTGATGGCGCACTACCACATGGGAGTGATCCACGAGCGGCGAGGAAACATCGAAGCCGCGGAGCGGGCCTTCGAGCGCAGCCAGGAGGAAGCGGTGGGTGAGGTGAGCAGCCTGTACCACCTGGCGTTGCTGAAGCGAGCCGAGGGCGATGACAAGGCGGCCGACGAGTGCCTGCGGCGGGCACGAGAGTTCGGCGCGCAGAAGGTCACGAAATAA
- a CDS encoding STAS domain-containing protein: MELQIETRDMDGVTVVFCQGKLVLGEEITQFGNQIRAILEEKPVIVMDLSGLSYADSSGIGTLMGLFIAARARSGEIKFANPSERLSHVLKSMQLVGVLGMYPKVDDAIRSLKARSAAPGPF, encoded by the coding sequence ATGGAACTGCAGATCGAGACCCGCGACATGGACGGCGTCACCGTCGTCTTCTGCCAGGGAAAACTCGTTCTGGGGGAGGAGATCACCCAGTTTGGCAACCAGATCCGCGCCATCCTGGAAGAAAAGCCGGTGATCGTGATGGACCTCAGCGGCCTCTCCTACGCCGACAGCAGCGGCATCGGGACGCTCATGGGGCTGTTCATCGCCGCCCGTGCGCGCAGCGGAGAGATCAAGTTCGCCAACCCTTCCGAGCGCCTTTCGCACGTGCTCAAGTCCATGCAACTGGTGGGCGTCCTCGGCATGTACCCGAAAGTGGACGACGCCATCCGCTCCCTGAAGGCTCGCTCCGCCGCTCCCGGACCGTTCTGA
- a CDS encoding TlpA family protein disulfide reductase, translating to MLAGCDRGSKPAMVGNPAPDFTVTDADRTVSLKDLRGKVVVLNFWATWCPPCVDEMPSLVRMQREMKSKGVTVLAVSLDEDARQYRTFLEKNHVDLLTVRDPRQKSNELYGTFKFPETYIIDRQGVLRRKFIGPVDWTKPDILDYISKL from the coding sequence ATGCTGGCAGGATGCGACCGCGGCTCCAAGCCGGCCATGGTCGGCAATCCCGCACCGGATTTCACCGTCACCGACGCTGACCGTACCGTGTCTCTCAAGGACCTGCGCGGCAAGGTGGTGGTGCTGAATTTCTGGGCGACCTGGTGTCCGCCCTGCGTCGACGAAATGCCTTCCCTGGTCAGGATGCAGCGCGAGATGAAAAGTAAGGGCGTCACCGTGCTGGCTGTCAGCCTGGACGAAGACGCCCGCCAGTACCGCACCTTCCTGGAGAAGAACCACGTCGATCTGCTGACCGTCCGCGACCCGCGGCAGAAGAGCAACGAACTTTACGGCACCTTCAAGTTCCCCGAGACCTACATCATCGACCGCCAGGGCGTGCTGCGCCGTAAGTTCATCGGCCCCGTGGATTGGACCAAGCCCGACATCCTCGATTACATCAGCAAGCTCTGA
- a CDS encoding metal-sensitive transcriptional regulator: MAKPSQSEHPTAGAACGCASGAERGARKAVAVDPEIRAANLNRLRRIEGQVRGLQRMVEESRYCADILVQLSAVNEALRNVGRELLRNHLRNCATAAIKGSPERAEAMYDELVELFSRYSR, from the coding sequence ATGGCGAAACCCAGCCAATCGGAGCATCCAACGGCCGGCGCAGCCTGCGGGTGCGCCAGCGGGGCGGAGCGCGGCGCCAGGAAGGCAGTGGCTGTGGATCCGGAGATCCGGGCGGCGAACCTGAACCGGCTGCGCCGGATCGAGGGCCAGGTGCGGGGGCTGCAGCGAATGGTTGAGGAAAGCCGCTATTGCGCCGACATCCTGGTACAGCTCTCGGCGGTGAATGAGGCGCTGCGCAACGTAGGGCGGGAGTTGTTGCGCAATCACCTGCGCAATTGTGCCACTGCCGCCATCAAGGGCTCACCGGAGCGCGCCGAGGCGATGTACGACGAACTGGTCGAGCTGTTCTCCCGGTATTCGAGGTGA